A genome region from Natranaeroarchaeum sulfidigenes includes the following:
- a CDS encoding LysE family translocator: MLSVLTTLLVGAVFGLVLAAPPGPMNAIIAEESVLRGWLAGFRAGLGAMSADVLFFVLTLLGIATLVDALDWVRGLLYLAGGVLMLYFALGAVRDARAARSFTGEVSHDSTGFRRAFALSLTNPYQIGFWLTIGVGLLTPGRLDVFEHVPLIGEELVGTLVVETGSPALLGGFFAGIGLWIVAFPGGLVRVGRRVDAFAPIIAGLSGLVLAGFGVVFLGTGAVVLV; encoded by the coding sequence GTGCTCTCCGTACTGACGACCCTGCTCGTTGGGGCCGTGTTCGGTCTCGTCCTCGCCGCACCGCCGGGACCGATGAACGCGATTATCGCCGAGGAGAGCGTGCTCCGTGGGTGGCTTGCAGGCTTTCGGGCCGGACTCGGGGCGATGTCCGCGGACGTATTGTTTTTTGTTCTCACGCTACTGGGCATTGCGACGCTCGTGGACGCTCTCGACTGGGTCCGCGGACTCCTCTACCTTGCTGGCGGCGTGTTGATGCTTTACTTCGCGCTGGGAGCGGTCCGAGACGCCCGTGCCGCACGGTCCTTTACCGGCGAGGTGTCACACGACTCGACCGGCTTTCGGAGGGCGTTCGCGCTCTCGCTGACGAACCCCTACCAGATCGGCTTCTGGCTCACGATCGGTGTCGGCCTGCTTACGCCGGGGCGACTTGACGTCTTCGAGCACGTCCCCCTGATCGGCGAAGAATTGGTGGGGACACTGGTCGTCGAAACTGGAAGCCCGGCACTGCTGGGCGGATTTTTCGCTGGTATCGGACTCTGGATCGTCGCGTTTCCCGGGGGGCTCGTCAGGGTCGGTCGGCGCGTTGACGCCTTTGCGCCGATCATTGCGGGACTGAGCGGCCTCGTCCTCGCTGGATTCGGCGTCGTCTTCTTGGGGACTGGGGCGGTAGTACTCGTCTAG